Proteins encoded together in one Hymenobacter monticola window:
- a CDS encoding glycosyltransferase family 2 protein, which yields MPDSLPVFSIVSPVYKAENLIAELVRRIQNSMVALTDNYEIILVDDRGPDNSWDRIAEQAALDPRVRGVRLSRNFGQHKAITAGLEQARGEWVVVMDCDLQDQPEEIPVLYRYAIAEKYDLVFARRVERQDSWLKRAGSRAFYQMLAYLTDTKQDPAIANFGIYHRKVINAVLSMRESIRYFPTMLRWVGFRAGAVAVAHAERQEGSSSYNLRRLINLALDIILAYSDKPLRLTVKLGLLVSASAFLMVLVTCFRFLMGEILVLGYTSLIISVWFFSGLILSVLGMVGLYLGKTFEQVKNRPIYLVDVDTAQ from the coding sequence TTGCCGGATTCTCTCCCTGTCTTTTCCATCGTAAGCCCCGTATACAAGGCCGAAAACCTGATTGCGGAGCTGGTGCGCCGTATTCAGAACAGCATGGTCGCGCTCACCGACAACTACGAAATTATTCTGGTCGACGACCGGGGACCGGATAACTCCTGGGACCGCATTGCCGAGCAAGCCGCGCTGGACCCACGAGTCCGCGGCGTGCGCCTCTCGCGCAACTTTGGGCAACACAAAGCCATCACAGCTGGGTTGGAGCAAGCCCGGGGCGAATGGGTGGTGGTGATGGACTGCGATTTGCAGGACCAACCTGAGGAGATTCCGGTCTTATACCGCTACGCCATAGCAGAGAAGTACGACCTTGTCTTTGCCCGGCGCGTGGAGCGTCAGGATTCGTGGCTGAAGCGGGCGGGGTCGCGGGCATTCTACCAAATGCTGGCTTACCTAACCGACACCAAGCAGGACCCCGCCATTGCCAACTTCGGTATCTATCACCGCAAAGTGATAAATGCGGTGCTGTCCATGCGCGAGAGCATTCGTTACTTTCCCACCATGCTACGCTGGGTAGGTTTCCGAGCTGGCGCGGTGGCGGTGGCCCACGCCGAACGCCAAGAAGGCAGTAGCAGTTACAACCTGCGCCGCCTGATTAATCTGGCCTTAGATATCATCCTTGCTTATTCAGACAAGCCGCTGCGTCTGACCGTTAAGTTGGGGCTTCTGGTATCAGCTTCGGCGTTTCTGATGGTCCTCGTTACGTGCTTCCGCTTTTTGATGGGAGAAATTCTGGTGCTAGGTTATACCAGCCTCATTATTTCGGTGTGGTTTTTTTCGGGTTTGATACTTTCCGTGCTTGGCATGGTCGGCTTGTATTTGGGCAAAACCTTTGAACAAGTAAAAAACCGCCCCATCTACTTAGTAGATGTTGATACCGCTCAATGA
- a CDS encoding GNAT family N-acetyltransferase: protein MSSHANICQPLAWDSDYLGFEVARLELSSIAPEELAQCVAQARGKGLRLLYLIAAPDDAVSNASARRAGAWLADRKVTFAMPVAPAEQAAPISPAIRPTTTWMPQLESLALQSGEYSRFRLDSNFAPTVFTGLYKRWLQNSLSHQIAREVLAFDAEGNAQAQGLLTLGLKNGRADIGLLAVDAQARGQRIGQQLVAAARQRTAAWGLAELQVVTQLDNEPACGFYRRCGFSEWQVEHIYHLWL from the coding sequence ATGAGTTCGCACGCCAACATCTGCCAGCCCCTGGCCTGGGATAGCGACTATTTGGGCTTTGAAGTTGCCCGGCTCGAACTGAGTAGCATCGCCCCCGAGGAATTGGCCCAATGCGTGGCGCAAGCCCGCGGCAAGGGCCTGCGCCTGCTCTACTTGATTGCAGCACCTGATGATGCCGTTAGCAACGCAAGTGCCCGACGTGCCGGCGCATGGCTGGCCGACCGCAAGGTGACTTTTGCCATGCCCGTGGCACCCGCCGAGCAGGCCGCTCCCATTAGCCCGGCCATTCGCCCGACCACAACCTGGATGCCGCAACTCGAAAGCTTGGCTTTGCAAAGTGGGGAGTATTCGCGCTTCCGACTCGATAGCAACTTTGCGCCCACGGTCTTCACCGGTCTTTATAAGCGTTGGCTGCAAAACTCCTTGAGCCACCAGATTGCGCGCGAGGTATTGGCGTTTGATGCCGAAGGCAATGCACAAGCTCAGGGCCTGCTTACGCTGGGCCTGAAAAACGGCCGCGCCGATATTGGCCTGCTGGCCGTGGATGCGCAGGCTCGCGGGCAGCGCATTGGACAACAGCTGGTAGCGGCTGCCCGGCAACGCACCGCCGCGTGGGGTTTGGCCGAGCTGCAAGTCGTCACGCAGCTCGACAATGAGCCGGCTTGTGGCTTCTACCGGCGCTGCGGCTTTAGCGAGTGGCAGGTCGAGCACATCTACCATCTCTGGCTGTAA
- the rffA gene encoding dTDP-4-amino-4,6-dideoxygalactose transaminase → MTISTAIPFNKPYLSGKETTYIEEAVRSGKISGDGLFTKRCHKFFEERFGFRKVLLTTSCTDALEMAAILLDLQPGDEVIVPSYTFVSTPNAFVLRGAKIVFADSTALNPNIDAASIEALVTPRTRAIVPVHYAGIACDMDAIQAVATRHGLAVVEDAAQAIDSYYNGKPLGSLGELAAFSFHETKNIISGEGGMLAINDPRFAQRAEIIREKGTNRSSFFRGEVDKYGWVDMGSSFLPSDIIAAFLYAQLENLDQIQDQRKALWQVYYTALSSLSKYGVGVPNLPDYATNNGHMFYLTCTSLDERTALIEHLREQQILPVFHYLSLHKSPFYVDKHDGRELPWADFYTDCLVRLPLYYELTPALQQRVIGAILNFYHSR, encoded by the coding sequence ATGACTATTTCCACGGCTATTCCGTTCAATAAGCCTTACCTCTCGGGCAAGGAAACTACCTACATCGAAGAAGCGGTTCGCTCCGGCAAAATCTCGGGCGATGGCCTGTTCACCAAGCGATGCCACAAGTTTTTTGAGGAGCGGTTCGGCTTTCGCAAAGTGCTGCTGACCACCAGCTGCACCGATGCGCTGGAAATGGCCGCCATCCTGCTCGACCTGCAGCCTGGCGACGAAGTCATCGTGCCGTCTTACACGTTTGTCTCGACGCCTAACGCCTTCGTGCTGCGCGGTGCCAAAATCGTGTTTGCCGACAGCACGGCCCTGAACCCCAACATCGACGCCGCTTCCATCGAAGCCCTTGTGACGCCGCGCACCCGGGCCATCGTGCCGGTGCACTACGCCGGCATTGCCTGCGACATGGACGCCATTCAGGCGGTGGCCACCCGCCATGGGCTGGCTGTGGTCGAAGATGCCGCGCAGGCCATCGACTCGTATTACAACGGCAAGCCATTGGGCAGCCTCGGCGAGCTGGCGGCTTTCTCCTTCCACGAAACCAAGAACATTATCTCGGGCGAAGGCGGCATGTTGGCCATCAACGACCCGCGTTTCGCGCAACGCGCAGAAATTATCCGCGAGAAGGGCACCAACCGGTCCTCATTCTTCCGGGGCGAAGTGGATAAGTACGGCTGGGTAGACATGGGCTCGTCCTTCCTGCCGTCCGACATTATTGCGGCCTTCCTGTACGCGCAGCTTGAAAACCTCGACCAGATTCAGGACCAGCGCAAAGCCCTGTGGCAGGTGTACTACACGGCCCTGAGTAGCCTGAGCAAGTACGGCGTGGGCGTGCCCAACCTGCCGGACTACGCCACCAACAACGGCCACATGTTCTACCTCACTTGCACGAGCCTGGACGAGCGCACCGCCCTGATTGAGCACCTGCGCGAACAGCAGATTCTGCCGGTGTTCCACTACCTGTCGTTGCACAAGAGCCCCTTTTACGTCGACAAGCACGACGGTCGCGAACTGCCCTGGGCCGACTTCTACACCGACTGCCTGGTGCGACTGCCGCTCTACTACGAGCTGACGCCTGCTTTGCAGCAACGCGTTATAGGCGCTATACTGAATTTTTACCACAGCCGCTAG
- a CDS encoding glycosyltransferase family 4 protein: protein MQHATVRILFLVPYPPGRAPSQRFRFEQYLDILTAAGHQYQLAPFISVATWNILYKPGQAAAKAWGILSGFARRIGLLFQLPAYDFVFIHREAAPLGPPVLEWIISRLLRKKVIYDFDDAIWLANTSEVNKVAAGLKWHHKTASICGWARRNSCGNNYLAAYARQFNPDVVVNPTTIDTVHLHNQVRDQSVPGRLVIGWTGTHSTLKYLDQVVPVLAKLEAEGLDFEFRVISNQPPQFPLRSLVFLPWRKETEIADLLGFHVGLMPLEDDPWAKGKCAFKALQYMALGVPALVSPVGMNTEVVQHGHNGFVCATAAEWEASLRALLADAGLRQRLGQAARATIEARYSVTSNTANFLGLFR from the coding sequence GTGCAACACGCTACCGTGCGCATCCTTTTCCTTGTTCCTTACCCGCCCGGCCGGGCCCCTTCGCAGCGGTTTCGCTTCGAGCAGTACCTGGACATTCTGACCGCCGCCGGTCACCAGTACCAGCTAGCGCCCTTCATCTCGGTTGCTACCTGGAACATTCTTTACAAGCCCGGCCAAGCGGCAGCCAAGGCCTGGGGCATTCTGAGCGGCTTTGCACGCCGCATTGGGCTGTTGTTCCAGTTGCCGGCCTACGACTTTGTGTTCATTCACCGCGAGGCCGCGCCTTTGGGGCCGCCGGTGCTGGAATGGATAATTAGCAGGCTGCTGCGAAAGAAGGTCATCTACGATTTTGACGACGCCATTTGGCTGGCCAATACCTCGGAGGTGAACAAAGTAGCGGCGGGCCTGAAGTGGCACCACAAAACGGCCAGCATCTGCGGCTGGGCCCGGCGCAACAGCTGCGGCAACAACTACCTGGCCGCCTACGCCCGGCAGTTTAATCCCGACGTCGTGGTGAATCCCACCACCATCGACACCGTGCATCTGCACAACCAGGTGCGCGACCAAAGCGTCCCCGGTCGCCTCGTCATTGGCTGGACGGGCACGCACTCCACCCTCAAGTACCTAGACCAAGTAGTTCCGGTGCTGGCCAAGCTGGAGGCCGAAGGACTGGACTTTGAGTTTCGCGTCATATCCAATCAGCCACCCCAGTTTCCGCTGCGCTCGTTGGTCTTTTTGCCCTGGCGCAAAGAAACCGAAATTGCCGACCTCCTGGGCTTCCACGTGGGGCTGATGCCGCTGGAAGACGACCCCTGGGCCAAAGGCAAATGCGCGTTTAAAGCGTTGCAGTACATGGCTTTGGGCGTGCCGGCCCTGGTGTCGCCGGTAGGCATGAACACCGAAGTGGTGCAGCATGGCCACAATGGCTTTGTGTGCGCGACGGCCGCCGAATGGGAAGCCAGCCTGCGGGCCCTTCTCGCCGACGCCGGCCTGCGCCAGCGCCTCGGGCAGGCCGCCCGTGCTACCATCGAAGCACGCTACTCTGTGACATCCAATACCGCCAACTTTTTGGGCCTCTTCCGATAG